In a single window of the Rhizobium tropici CIAT 899 genome:
- a CDS encoding TylF/MycF/NovP-related O-methyltransferase: MDNFFITRNFDWGLRRSSHADRALNLITRRFGIEARTASFVDAALYRITGMKFSAVHSGVSTNVEQRMNMFHLVSQTIAYDVEGDLVEVGCNQGQSSVLIAKVISDFGSSKQLHVFDSFEGLPPASDVDGASYREGDLATSEEVLVHNFKLHGLRLPIIHKGWFKDTLADGLPKKISFAYLDGDLYDSIMISLENVYPRLSKGGICLVDDYCDTEINPDGWNYLPGVKKACDDFLCDKPEQMSYIYSGAFTHAFFRKH, translated from the coding sequence GTGGACAATTTCTTTATCACAAGAAATTTCGATTGGGGTTTACGGAGATCATCTCATGCCGATCGAGCGCTTAACCTCATAACGAGGCGCTTCGGCATCGAAGCGCGAACCGCTTCTTTTGTCGATGCGGCCTTGTACCGGATAACAGGCATGAAATTTTCTGCTGTGCATTCAGGTGTTTCCACCAATGTCGAGCAGAGAATGAACATGTTCCATCTGGTCTCCCAGACAATCGCCTATGACGTGGAGGGGGACCTGGTGGAGGTTGGCTGCAATCAGGGCCAGTCCTCCGTGCTGATCGCAAAGGTGATCAGCGATTTCGGATCTTCAAAGCAGCTTCATGTTTTCGATAGTTTCGAAGGCCTTCCACCGGCGAGCGATGTGGATGGCGCTTCCTACAGGGAGGGCGATCTCGCAACCTCGGAGGAGGTTCTGGTTCACAATTTCAAATTGCATGGATTGCGCCTTCCGATAATTCACAAAGGCTGGTTCAAGGATACGTTGGCCGACGGGCTACCGAAAAAGATAAGCTTCGCCTATCTGGACGGAGATCTCTACGACTCGATCATGATCAGCCTGGAAAATGTTTATCCGCGGCTTTCGAAAGGTGGGATTTGTCTTGTTGATGACTATTGCGACACCGAGATCAATCCGGACGGATGGAACTATCTTCCAGGCGTAAAAAAGGCCTGTGACGATTTCCTGTGCGACAAACCCGAACAGATGTCCTACATCTATTCAGGGGCATTCACGCATGCCTTTTTCCGCAAGCATTGA
- a CDS encoding type I secretion system permease/ATPase, translating into MALPSKKLPRTFLMAVLASLRKAFFSIAITSAVISVLALTGSFFMLQVYDRVIPGHSLSTLVGIAIIAATLFVFHGALELLRSMLLAHVGVALDERMNGKVFASLVLQPQVMTATGDGMQSVRDLDRVRSFLSSTGPIALFDLPWIPLYLGLCFLFHFWIGLTATCGAIVLIVLTVLAEILSQRPAAEAAKQSAARLAFAEGARRNWEAVVAMGFVGRMAERWADLNGAYLENQLAAANVTGILTTTSRILRMMLQSAVLAVGAVLVIRQEATGGIMIASSILVSRALAPVELAIGQWKAFVAARQSWLRLVKLLEILPAGERSISLPAPRSKLTVDGLSLASPGSRELILRNMSFDISAGTILGVIGPSASGKSSLARAVTGLWPTTIGSVRLDHAALAQWDPSELGRHIGYLPQDVSLFDGSIAENIARFEKQPSSKLVVAAAKSAGVYDMIVELPQGFDTMIGEGGSRLSAGQRQRIALARALYGDPFLVVLDEPNSNLDAEGDAALTQALLGVGARGGIAMVIAHRPSALVAADMLMVIAAGRLQAFGPKDMVLGKPVKQPIKQSAVRLMVAGEDAGS; encoded by the coding sequence ATGGCTCTTCCGTCGAAAAAATTGCCTCGAACATTTCTGATGGCGGTGCTGGCATCCCTTCGAAAGGCGTTCTTCAGCATCGCGATTACGAGTGCCGTGATCAGCGTGCTGGCCCTGACCGGTTCCTTTTTTATGCTTCAGGTCTACGACCGGGTCATTCCCGGCCATAGCCTTTCGACGCTGGTCGGCATTGCGATCATCGCTGCAACCCTTTTCGTGTTTCACGGCGCTCTTGAGCTGTTGCGTTCGATGCTCCTGGCGCACGTTGGCGTGGCGCTGGACGAGCGGATGAACGGTAAGGTCTTTGCCTCGCTGGTGCTTCAACCACAAGTAATGACGGCGACAGGCGATGGAATGCAGTCGGTTCGCGATCTGGACAGAGTTCGGTCTTTTCTCTCCAGTACCGGTCCGATCGCCCTGTTCGACCTGCCATGGATACCGCTTTATCTCGGATTGTGCTTTCTTTTCCACTTCTGGATCGGGCTGACCGCGACCTGCGGCGCCATCGTCCTCATCGTTCTGACCGTTCTTGCCGAGATCTTGTCGCAACGTCCGGCAGCCGAGGCGGCCAAACAGTCGGCAGCGCGCCTTGCCTTTGCTGAAGGTGCACGACGAAACTGGGAAGCGGTTGTCGCAATGGGTTTCGTCGGTCGGATGGCGGAGCGATGGGCCGATCTGAACGGGGCCTATCTCGAAAATCAACTTGCCGCCGCCAATGTAACTGGAATCCTGACGACCACCTCCCGCATCCTTCGCATGATGCTTCAGTCTGCCGTGCTTGCGGTCGGCGCGGTCCTCGTCATCCGGCAGGAAGCGACGGGTGGCATCATGATCGCAAGCTCGATCCTGGTCAGCCGGGCGCTCGCACCGGTGGAGCTTGCTATCGGCCAATGGAAGGCATTCGTTGCCGCCCGACAAAGCTGGTTGCGCCTTGTCAAACTGCTTGAAATCCTGCCTGCCGGAGAGCGGAGCATCAGCTTGCCGGCACCCAGATCAAAATTGACGGTGGACGGTCTGAGCCTCGCCTCTCCGGGAAGCCGTGAACTCATCCTTCGTAACATGTCGTTTGATATATCGGCCGGGACCATATTGGGTGTCATTGGTCCCAGCGCCTCGGGAAAGTCGTCGCTTGCCCGCGCGGTCACCGGCCTCTGGCCGACGACGATCGGCTCGGTACGCCTTGATCACGCTGCTCTCGCGCAATGGGATCCCTCGGAACTTGGGCGTCACATCGGCTATCTTCCACAGGATGTCAGCCTCTTCGATGGTTCGATTGCCGAGAACATCGCCCGCTTTGAAAAGCAGCCTTCATCGAAACTGGTTGTCGCTGCTGCAAAGTCTGCCGGCGTCTATGACATGATCGTGGAGCTGCCTCAGGGCTTCGATACGATGATCGGGGAGGGGGGCTCCCGGCTTTCCGCTGGGCAGCGGCAGCGCATTGCGCTTGCGCGAGCGCTCTATGGCGATCCGTTTTTGGTGGTGCTGGATGAACCCAATTCCAATCTCGATGCAGAAGGCGATGCGGCTCTGACCCAAGCTCTCCTCGGCGTCGGTGCGCGGGGCGGCATCGCAATGGTCATCGCTCACCGGCCGAGCGCTTTGGTGGCGGCCGACATGTTGATGGTCATCGCCGCGGGACGGCTGCAGGCGTTTGGACCTAAGGACATGGTCCTCGGAAAGCCGGTGAAGCAACCGATCAAACAGAGTGCGGTCCGCCTGATGGTCGCCGGCGAGGACGCCGGATCATGA
- a CDS encoding type II toxin-antitoxin system VapC family toxin gives MKYLLDTNVVSELRKVGDGKADANVTQWVASQDAGELFISAITILEIERGILSVQRRDASQGARLREWMDSRVRPEFVDRILPIDDAVATRCAHLHIPDRRNEADALIASTALVHGLTIVTRNIKDFDGTGVIIVDPWQG, from the coding sequence TTGAAGTATCTGCTCGATACGAACGTCGTCTCCGAGCTGCGCAAGGTTGGGGATGGCAAGGCAGATGCAAACGTCACGCAATGGGTTGCATCGCAGGATGCTGGTGAACTCTTCATCTCCGCTATAACGATCCTGGAGATCGAACGCGGTATCTTGAGTGTTCAGCGCCGCGATGCGTCACAAGGCGCTCGATTGCGAGAGTGGATGGATAGCCGCGTTCGCCCGGAATTTGTGGATCGCATTCTGCCCATAGACGACGCCGTCGCTACGCGCTGTGCTCATCTTCACATTCCGGACCGTCGCAACGAGGCCGATGCCTTGATCGCTTCAACGGCGCTGGTCCATGGTCTGACTATTGTCACGCGGAATATCAAAGACTTCGATGGAACCGGTGTGATCATCGTTGATCCATGGCAGGGCTGA
- a CDS encoding NAD(P)/FAD-dependent oxidoreductase: protein MHASTRPSKVVVVGGGIFGVSTAVHLARLGVQTTLINDGPLANGASGRSLAWLNSARRRSDAYHRLRLAGIDRYRTLSAKYPDAAWLRFDGGLTWDADDAGNDIAAVFEYERDLAYHALLLTPDQIAKATPGVDADSVTRQGAIFNPGEGWVDLPSLIGVLAEEFRSLGGEIVTDAGRARVNVRNGRAIGVTTANGADWAADAVLLAAGGEVPAIIAEAGQHIGDDTPIALLVRTKPIRHPLKAVLNTPRVAIRPTPDGAFALDSAWSEEEVIVKADDSYEIKPSTLEGLLQEASRVLQGNPKLEIGDYGVGPKPIPGDGEPVFGELQAIPGYFVAFSHSGATLGLIAGELLADEIATGKRHPLLASFRPERFAR from the coding sequence ATGCATGCTTCCACTCGCCCTTCGAAAGTCGTTGTCGTCGGCGGCGGTATCTTCGGCGTTTCCACGGCCGTTCATCTGGCTCGGCTTGGCGTTCAAACAACGCTGATCAATGACGGTCCTTTGGCAAATGGCGCATCCGGCCGCTCGCTCGCCTGGCTCAATTCTGCAAGGCGCCGGTCCGATGCCTATCATCGGCTGCGCCTAGCTGGGATCGACCGTTATCGTACACTTTCCGCCAAATATCCGGATGCGGCCTGGTTGCGCTTCGATGGTGGTCTCACCTGGGACGCTGATGATGCCGGCAACGACATTGCCGCCGTTTTCGAGTATGAGCGTGACCTTGCCTATCACGCGCTGTTGCTGACGCCCGATCAGATCGCCAAGGCGACGCCTGGCGTCGATGCCGACTCGGTGACCAGACAGGGAGCGATCTTCAATCCGGGGGAGGGTTGGGTCGACCTGCCATCCCTGATCGGCGTTCTTGCCGAGGAGTTCCGGTCACTGGGCGGCGAAATCGTCACCGATGCCGGCCGGGCGAGGGTGAACGTGCGGAATGGCCGCGCTATCGGCGTTACGACAGCGAACGGTGCCGATTGGGCCGCGGATGCCGTGCTGCTGGCGGCTGGTGGTGAAGTGCCGGCGATCATTGCGGAGGCAGGCCAGCATATCGGTGATGATACGCCAATTGCGCTTCTCGTTCGCACGAAGCCGATCAGGCACCCGCTGAAGGCGGTCCTTAACACGCCGCGCGTCGCCATCCGCCCCACACCCGACGGCGCCTTTGCGCTGGATTCAGCCTGGTCGGAAGAAGAGGTCATCGTAAAGGCCGATGATAGCTACGAAATCAAGCCTTCGACACTCGAAGGTTTGCTGCAGGAAGCCTCGAGGGTGCTGCAAGGAAATCCGAAGCTCGAAATCGGTGACTACGGCGTCGGCCCCAAACCTATTCCGGGTGATGGCGAGCCGGTATTCGGCGAATTGCAGGCAATCCCGGGGTACTTCGTCGCCTTCAGCCATAGCGGTGCCACTCTCGGCTTGATCGCGGGCGAGTTGCTTGCCGACGAGATCGCCACCGGTAAACGGCATCCGCTTCTGGCTTCCTTCCGGCCGGAACGCTTCGCGAGGTAG
- a CDS encoding LON peptidase substrate-binding domain-containing protein produces MRDFRDAKVMAQTLREALHAKSVAFTTSESQELVARILGFRDWNVLAARIKASQPSATLATASRSASAGAGIPIVPMRDLVLFPHMISRIFVAREKTRQAVERAIVSDQRVVVVAQRNGSDDHPSTLRALNPVGVIANVIDCQTQVDGTLKVTVRGLQRTGIVRLTDDGFLAAEVMPMDDERDQSTEAATLSRAVLDAYQTYAKVDFSALPPGSKVRFGLPSIGNPSLLADTVAPLLSITIERQQQLLETSDVVTRLERLIELMSAGRPKAVG; encoded by the coding sequence ATGCGCGATTTCCGCGATGCCAAAGTCATGGCCCAAACGCTGCGTGAAGCGCTTCACGCCAAATCTGTCGCGTTCACCACCAGTGAGAGCCAAGAACTCGTTGCTCGAATTCTTGGCTTTCGAGATTGGAACGTTTTAGCCGCAAGAATTAAAGCGAGCCAGCCGTCCGCGACCTTGGCTACCGCCAGTAGGTCGGCGTCAGCCGGAGCTGGCATCCCCATCGTTCCCATGCGGGATCTAGTCCTGTTTCCGCACATGATCTCGCGGATTTTCGTGGCGCGCGAGAAAACCCGCCAAGCCGTGGAACGAGCCATTGTCAGTGATCAACGCGTTGTCGTTGTTGCCCAGAGAAATGGCAGCGACGATCATCCAAGCACTCTCAGAGCCCTCAATCCGGTGGGGGTCATAGCAAACGTGATAGATTGCCAGACACAGGTGGACGGGACGCTCAAAGTTACCGTACGTGGACTTCAGCGAACGGGCATCGTCCGTTTGACCGACGACGGGTTCCTCGCGGCCGAGGTTATGCCGATGGACGATGAACGCGACCAGTCGACGGAGGCGGCGACCCTTTCGCGTGCGGTTCTCGATGCGTACCAGACCTACGCCAAAGTAGACTTTTCTGCACTTCCACCGGGATCCAAGGTCAGGTTTGGCCTACCTTCGATCGGAAATCCGAGCTTGTTAGCCGACACGGTCGCCCCGTTGCTGTCGATCACTATCGAACGGCAGCAGCAACTCTTGGAAACTAGTGACGTAGTGACTCGTCTGGAAAGACTTATCGAGCTGATGAGCGCTGGCCGCCCTAAAGCTGTCGGATAA
- a CDS encoding amidase: MTKTHLGKSIAQLSVLIQSGSLDPVALAEETLDAIRTYRDQAIFTQLLERRAKEEAAASSKRLREGRSRGLLDGIPVAWKDLFAIAGLPTTAGSIVLADAAPAQDDADVVRALQAAGMVAVGRVNMSEFAFSGIGLNPHYGTPLNPLATDVPRIPGGSSSGSAVAVAAGLVPVAIGTDTGGSVRIPSAFNGLVGYKASHGRYSMAGVFPLSTSLDSLGPLCRSVQDAIWVDAAMRGRFVPEVERAEVAGLSIVVPTNIVMDDAQDAVLAAFEATLARLSAAGVKIRRVAFPAFERLFELMAEYGPLVTAEAFVLHHRRLAGPEADSMDRRVVARTRLGEKTTLVGYLETLKVREQLIKEVAATLGPNEFVAYPTVAHVAPALGPLEADDELFVKINGRTLRNTAIGNFLDWCGVSLPCGAGEAGMPAGFLLSAPKNHDERLLGAALALEEAITNVDCPRMH, from the coding sequence ATGACAAAGACACATCTCGGCAAATCGATCGCGCAACTCTCCGTCCTGATCCAGTCCGGCAGTCTCGACCCGGTCGCGCTGGCCGAGGAGACCCTCGACGCGATCCGGACCTATAGGGACCAGGCGATCTTCACGCAGCTTTTGGAGCGGCGCGCGAAGGAGGAAGCGGCTGCTTCGTCCAAGAGGCTGCGTGAGGGGCGTTCGCGTGGGCTGCTGGATGGCATTCCCGTCGCCTGGAAGGATCTCTTCGCCATTGCCGGCCTGCCGACGACGGCCGGCTCGATTGTGCTTGCGGATGCCGCGCCCGCGCAGGACGATGCCGATGTCGTCAGGGCGCTGCAGGCGGCGGGCATGGTGGCCGTCGGTCGGGTCAATATGAGCGAATTCGCCTTTTCCGGTATCGGTCTCAATCCGCATTACGGTACGCCGCTAAACCCGCTGGCAACGGATGTGCCGCGAATTCCCGGTGGTTCGTCCTCGGGTTCCGCCGTCGCGGTTGCGGCCGGTCTCGTGCCGGTGGCGATCGGCACGGATACCGGCGGCTCGGTGCGCATCCCGTCTGCTTTCAACGGCCTTGTCGGCTATAAGGCAAGCCATGGCCGTTACAGCATGGCCGGCGTCTTTCCGCTGTCGACGAGCCTCGACTCGCTCGGTCCGCTGTGCCGCAGCGTCCAGGATGCGATCTGGGTCGATGCCGCAATGCGTGGGCGCTTTGTCCCCGAGGTGGAGCGCGCCGAAGTCGCCGGGCTTTCCATCGTCGTGCCGACAAATATTGTCATGGATGATGCGCAGGATGCTGTTCTTGCAGCTTTCGAGGCGACGCTGGCGAGATTGAGTGCCGCCGGCGTTAAGATCCGGCGAGTGGCCTTTCCGGCATTCGAAAGGCTCTTTGAGCTGATGGCCGAGTATGGGCCGTTGGTTACTGCCGAGGCCTTCGTGCTGCATCACCGCCGTCTGGCAGGACCGGAAGCCGATTCCATGGACCGGCGCGTTGTCGCGCGAACGCGCCTTGGAGAGAAGACGACGCTGGTCGGCTATCTGGAAACGCTCAAGGTGCGTGAGCAACTGATCAAGGAGGTTGCCGCAACGCTTGGGCCGAACGAATTCGTCGCCTATCCGACGGTTGCCCATGTCGCGCCGGCGCTTGGCCCCCTGGAGGCCGACGACGAACTGTTCGTGAAGATCAATGGCAGAACGCTGCGCAATACGGCGATCGGTAATTTTCTTGACTGGTGCGGCGTTTCCCTGCCTTGCGGGGCGGGCGAAGCGGGCATGCCGGCCGGCTTTCTGCTGTCGGCTCCCAAGAACCATGATGAGCGGTTGCTGGGGGCCGCTCTGGCGCTGGAAGAGGCAATAACTAATGTAGACTGTCCAAGAATGCACTGA
- a CDS encoding LacI family DNA-binding transcriptional regulator, with product MEESLASKRSVTVADVARAANVSKATAARVLGGYGVVSDRVREQVLAAATALEYRPNELARSMTTGKSGIIGVVVGDIENAFFSLAVRGISDVARMAGFNVIIANSGEEIEAEKSAVDLLIGKRVDGLIVTPARCDRMEHLQDIRRVGVPLVLFDRTIPELGVDAVTGDDFDAAASATRHLIDMGHRRIAYISAMDAESEFLDDISSISNSAVRERVEGALREQADAGIEEARHYVRLGATDQPKTDGVVERLLQDAAPPTALIASDSLVGLRVFKSLQTLGLSIPRDISMISFLDADWTTVTTPPITVIDQPVYEMGKEAAERLISRLSGKDIPVGRATIKTSLIPRGSVASLSRSDH from the coding sequence ATGGAAGAATCCCTCGCCTCGAAACGCTCCGTCACTGTCGCCGATGTCGCAAGAGCCGCGAATGTCTCAAAGGCAACAGCGGCGCGCGTGCTCGGTGGCTATGGCGTCGTCAGCGACAGGGTTCGCGAGCAGGTGCTAGCCGCGGCGACGGCACTCGAATATCGACCGAACGAACTCGCCCGAAGCATGACCACAGGCAAATCCGGCATCATCGGGGTTGTGGTCGGCGATATAGAGAATGCTTTCTTCAGCCTCGCTGTCAGAGGGATCAGCGATGTCGCACGCATGGCTGGTTTCAACGTCATCATCGCCAATTCCGGCGAGGAGATCGAGGCCGAGAAATCAGCCGTCGACCTGCTCATCGGCAAGCGCGTCGATGGATTGATCGTGACACCGGCACGATGCGACCGGATGGAGCATCTCCAGGATATACGCCGCGTCGGCGTGCCACTCGTTCTGTTTGACAGAACCATTCCGGAACTAGGCGTCGATGCGGTCACCGGTGATGATTTTGACGCTGCCGCGAGCGCGACCCGCCATCTCATCGACATGGGGCATCGGCGGATCGCCTATATTTCGGCGATGGATGCTGAGAGCGAATTCCTTGACGATATCAGCAGCATTTCCAATTCCGCGGTGCGCGAACGCGTGGAGGGGGCTCTGAGGGAGCAAGCCGACGCCGGCATAGAGGAGGCTCGGCATTACGTGCGTCTCGGCGCCACGGACCAGCCGAAAACGGATGGTGTCGTCGAGCGCCTGTTGCAAGACGCAGCACCCCCAACCGCCCTCATCGCTTCGGACAGTCTCGTCGGCCTTAGAGTTTTCAAGTCTCTGCAGACCCTCGGGTTATCGATACCGCGCGACATCTCGATGATTTCGTTTCTGGACGCCGATTGGACGACCGTCACGACACCGCCGATCACCGTCATCGACCAGCCTGTCTACGAGATGGGCAAGGAGGCGGCCGAACGGCTGATTTCGCGCCTGAGCGGCAAGGACATTCCTGTCGGACGCGCTACCATAAAAACAAGTCTGATCCCGCGCGGATCAGTCGCCTCGCTGTCTCGCAGCGACCATTAG
- a CDS encoding type II toxin-antitoxin system Phd/YefM family antitoxin encodes MSMTSLSSREVNHDVSKAKKAAQNGPVIITDRGKPSHVLMTYSEFERLSGKRRNLVDALAMPGLSTIEVDTPRAKIATREVDLS; translated from the coding sequence ATGAGCATGACGAGTTTGTCCAGCAGAGAGGTCAATCATGATGTCAGCAAGGCTAAAAAGGCCGCTCAGAACGGTCCCGTGATTATCACAGATCGCGGCAAGCCATCTCACGTCCTGATGACCTACAGCGAATTCGAGCGTTTGTCAGGGAAACGCAGGAACCTCGTTGACGCGCTCGCTATGCCCGGCCTTTCGACTATTGAGGTGGATACGCCTAGAGCCAAAATCGCGACACGCGAGGTCGATCTGTCTTGA
- a CDS encoding ABC transporter substrate-binding protein, giving the protein MKLSAIFSAFAVPLGAGLLACLVAASAVPAVAADNPYNLIDPNVISVGTMGDSKPYTFTTADGQFTGFDIELFLNVVSRMGFPKDKVTFTGQEFSALLPSVANQRFDVAVAAIGTTEARKKTVDFSDGYLAGYLSVLTSDASIKDAAGLKGKRLGVVQGTLQEIYATKNFAGTDLVKFPDNNSAVAALNNGTIDAHFLDYEAAKQYGERYPALKIAVNIPSFDAPAGFVVHKGNDAFRLALNKALHEAMQDGTWKTLYEKWFPGSPMPNQYLPKK; this is encoded by the coding sequence ATGAAACTATCTGCCATATTCTCGGCCTTTGCCGTGCCCTTGGGCGCTGGCCTGCTGGCCTGCCTCGTCGCAGCAAGCGCGGTCCCAGCGGTTGCAGCCGACAATCCCTATAATCTGATCGATCCGAACGTCATCAGCGTCGGCACGATGGGAGATTCCAAGCCCTACACCTTCACGACGGCCGATGGCCAATTCACCGGCTTCGATATCGAACTCTTTCTGAACGTCGTTTCCCGCATGGGCTTTCCCAAGGACAAGGTGACGTTCACCGGCCAGGAGTTTTCGGCTCTGCTGCCGTCGGTCGCCAACCAGCGTTTCGACGTCGCCGTTGCCGCAATCGGAACGACCGAGGCACGCAAGAAGACGGTCGATTTCTCCGATGGTTATCTCGCCGGCTACCTCTCGGTTCTGACATCGGATGCCTCGATCAAGGATGCAGCCGGCCTCAAGGGCAAGCGCCTCGGCGTCGTGCAGGGCACGCTGCAGGAGATCTATGCGACAAAGAATTTTGCCGGCACGGACCTCGTCAAATTTCCGGACAACAATTCCGCCGTGGCGGCGCTGAACAACGGTACCATCGACGCGCATTTCCTCGACTATGAAGCCGCCAAGCAATATGGCGAACGCTATCCCGCGCTGAAAATCGCGGTGAATATCCCATCCTTCGACGCACCGGCGGGCTTCGTCGTCCACAAGGGCAACGATGCCTTCCGTCTGGCGCTCAACAAGGCGCTGCACGAAGCGATGCAGGACGGCACCTGGAAGACGCTCTATGAGAAGTGGTTCCCCGGCTCGCCGATGCCCAACCAATATCTTCCCAAGAAGTAA
- a CDS encoding amino acid ABC transporter permease/ATP-binding protein, producing MDWLENLRRSFLDWNAMAEVLPSMITVGLKNTLILAAASTVLGVVIGMVLAVMGISQSRWLRLPARIYTDIFRGLPAIVTILIIGQGFARIGREIFGPSPFPLGIIALSLIAGAYIGEIFRSGIQSVERGQMEACRALSMSYGQGMRLIIIPQGVRRVLPALVNQFIGNVKDSSLVYFLGLLASEREIFRVGQDQAVVTGNLSPLLLAGVFYLVITVPLTHLVNYIDAHLRLGRQGRSSGATSGLVEVGELEAASSAQVPGVLRFKGGAVQIRDLSMSYGDLEVLKGIDLDIAKGTVTCIIGPSGSGKSTLLRCLNRLVEPKRGDIHLDGESILSMKPESLRRRVGMVFQHFNLFPDHTALENVMLSLTKIKKMPRSEARRIAESRLAEVGLAGRKDHRPAGLSGGQQQRVAIARALAMDPEVILFDEVTSALDPELVKGVLDLMANLGRQGMTMAVVTHEMGFARRVADQVVFMDEGRIVEAGPPQQIFDNPQSERLKRFLAEVL from the coding sequence ATGGATTGGCTTGAAAACCTCCGGCGCAGCTTTCTTGACTGGAATGCGATGGCCGAAGTCCTGCCGAGCATGATCACGGTCGGACTGAAGAACACACTTATCCTGGCGGCAGCCTCCACCGTGCTCGGCGTTGTGATCGGCATGGTGCTGGCCGTGATGGGTATTTCGCAATCACGCTGGCTGCGTCTGCCGGCGCGCATCTACACCGATATATTTCGCGGCCTGCCGGCGATCGTGACGATCCTGATCATCGGCCAGGGCTTTGCCCGTATCGGCCGCGAGATCTTCGGTCCGTCGCCCTTTCCGCTGGGGATCATCGCACTCAGCCTGATCGCCGGCGCCTATATCGGCGAGATCTTCCGATCCGGCATTCAAAGCGTCGAACGCGGGCAGATGGAGGCCTGCCGTGCGCTCAGTATGAGCTACGGGCAGGGGATGCGGCTGATTATTATCCCTCAAGGCGTACGGCGCGTCCTGCCGGCCCTCGTCAATCAGTTCATCGGCAACGTCAAGGATTCAAGCCTTGTCTATTTTCTGGGACTGCTGGCTTCGGAGCGCGAGATTTTTCGCGTCGGCCAGGATCAGGCCGTCGTCACCGGCAATCTCTCACCCTTGTTGCTGGCAGGCGTCTTCTATCTCGTCATCACCGTTCCCCTGACGCACCTGGTCAACTATATCGATGCACACCTGCGTCTTGGGCGGCAGGGCCGCAGTTCCGGTGCGACGAGCGGTCTTGTCGAGGTCGGCGAACTCGAGGCGGCCTCGAGCGCTCAGGTCCCCGGCGTTTTGCGCTTCAAAGGTGGGGCCGTTCAAATCCGCGATCTCAGCATGTCCTACGGCGACCTCGAAGTGCTGAAGGGCATTGATCTCGACATAGCAAAGGGCACCGTAACCTGCATCATCGGCCCATCGGGCTCGGGAAAGTCGACACTGCTCCGGTGCCTGAACCGACTGGTGGAGCCGAAGCGCGGCGATATCCACCTCGATGGCGAAAGCATTCTGTCGATGAAGCCGGAAAGCCTGCGCCGCCGCGTCGGCATGGTCTTTCAGCACTTCAATCTCTTTCCGGATCACACGGCGCTGGAAAACGTCATGCTGTCGCTGACGAAGATCAAGAAGATGCCAAGAAGCGAGGCTCGCCGGATCGCCGAAAGTCGCCTCGCCGAGGTCGGGCTCGCCGGACGCAAGGACCATCGGCCCGCCGGTCTTTCCGGCGGCCAGCAGCAGCGCGTCGCCATCGCCCGGGCTCTCGCCATGGATCCGGAAGTCATCCTTTTCGACGAAGTCACGAGCGCACTTGACCCCGAACTGGTGAAGGGCGTTCTCGATTTGATGGCCAATCTCGGACGCCAGGGGATGACCATGGCGGTCGTCACCCACGAAATGGGATTTGCCCGCAGGGTGGCCGACCAGGTCGTCTTCATGGATGAAGGCCGCATCGTCGAAGCCGGCCCGCCGCAACAGATTTTCGACAATCCGCAAAGCGAACGCCTGAAGCGCTTCCTCGCTGAGGTTCTCTGA